The Pseudoalteromonas translucida KMM 520 genome has a window encoding:
- a CDS encoding Na+/H+ antiporter family protein — MNAVVIGVLLMLGLTLVRVNVIVAMIISALVAGLTAGLGLKESIDAFNSGLSAGAEIALSYAMLGAFAVAISKSGLTRILAAKLLAKVNAQKSGSETLLSYFILFIILICAVSSQNLVPVHIAFIPILIPPLLVIFNKLRLDRRAIACILTFGLATSYMVLPYGFGGIYLYSILHKNLVDNGLEIINTQVPIAMIIPALGMFAGLLIAIFFSYRKRRDYKALPLTIESKETTVENPKKVMLVGLFAVLASLIAQNASGSMILGGLVGVMIFSVFGIVKWEDNGDVFSKGVAMMAMIGFIMISAQGFAAVMQATGHVASLVHSGAELFAGNKPIAAAVILLVGLFITMGIGSSFSTVPIIATLFVPLCLELGFSVMATAALVGTTGALGDAGSPASDSTLGPTSGLNADGQHDHIWDSVVPTFIHFNIPLLIFGWIAAMVL; from the coding sequence ATGAATGCGGTTGTTATAGGCGTTTTATTAATGCTTGGGCTAACCTTGGTCCGCGTAAATGTTATTGTTGCAATGATAATAAGTGCCCTAGTTGCTGGTTTAACCGCTGGTTTGGGCTTAAAAGAAAGTATAGACGCCTTTAATTCGGGGTTGTCGGCTGGTGCTGAAATAGCACTAAGTTATGCCATGTTAGGTGCTTTTGCAGTGGCTATTTCTAAGTCAGGTTTAACACGTATTTTAGCCGCAAAATTATTAGCAAAAGTTAATGCACAAAAAAGTGGCAGTGAAACCCTGCTCAGTTATTTTATTTTATTTATAATATTGATCTGCGCCGTTTCATCGCAAAACTTAGTGCCAGTTCATATCGCCTTTATTCCTATTCTTATTCCACCGCTGCTGGTGATTTTTAATAAACTTAGGCTAGATCGACGTGCCATAGCCTGTATTTTAACTTTTGGTTTAGCTACTTCTTATATGGTGCTACCGTATGGCTTTGGTGGTATTTATTTATATTCAATACTACATAAAAATTTAGTCGATAACGGGTTAGAAATAATAAATACCCAAGTGCCTATAGCAATGATAATTCCGGCTTTGGGCATGTTTGCTGGTTTATTAATTGCGATATTTTTTAGTTACAGAAAACGTCGTGATTACAAAGCGCTCCCGCTTACCATAGAAAGTAAAGAAACCACGGTAGAAAACCCTAAAAAGGTAATGTTGGTTGGCCTGTTTGCTGTACTTGCTTCACTTATTGCGCAAAATGCTAGCGGCTCAATGATTTTAGGCGGCTTAGTTGGTGTGATGATTTTTAGCGTTTTCGGTATCGTTAAATGGGAAGATAATGGTGACGTATTTAGTAAAGGCGTCGCTATGATGGCAATGATTGGTTTTATAATGATTTCAGCTCAAGGGTTTGCAGCTGTTATGCAAGCAACAGGTCATGTGGCTAGTTTAGTACACAGTGGCGCTGAGTTATTTGCTGGGAATAAACCCATTGCTGCGGCAGTCATTTTATTAGTTGGATTGTTTATTACCATGGGTATAGGTAGTTCATTTTCTACCGTGCCAATTATAGCTACTTTATTTGTTCCTTTATGTTTAGAGCTGGGCTTTTCGGTTATGGCCACTGCTGCCTTAGTGGGAACAACCGGTGCGTTAGGTGATGCAGGCTCCCCCGCTTCAGACTCTACACTTGGGCCAACTTCCGGGCTAAATGCTGATGGTCAACACGACCATATTTGGGACTCAGTTGTGCCTACCTTTATTCACTTTAATATACCGTTATTAATATTTGGCTGGATAGCCGCCATGGTACTTTAA
- the fabA gene encoding bifunctional 3-hydroxydecanoyl-ACP dehydratase/trans-2-decenoyl-ACP isomerase — protein MEPKNSYTKEDLILCGEGEMFGEGNCRLPSDNMLMMDRITSITADGGIHGKGEIVAELDIDPSLWFFDCHFKGDPVMPGCLGLDAMWQLVGFYLGWSGGPGLGRALGVGEVKFTGQILPTAKKVTYRLVMKRVIKRKLFMGVADGTVEVDGRVIYEAKDLKVGLFQDTSAF, from the coding sequence ATGGAACCTAAAAATAGCTATACAAAAGAAGACTTGATCCTATGTGGTGAAGGTGAAATGTTTGGTGAAGGTAACTGCCGTTTACCAAGCGACAATATGTTAATGATGGACCGCATTACCTCTATTACTGCCGATGGCGGAATACACGGTAAAGGCGAAATTGTTGCTGAGCTAGATATTGACCCTAGCTTATGGTTTTTCGACTGCCATTTTAAAGGTGACCCTGTAATGCCTGGTTGCTTAGGTTTAGACGCTATGTGGCAGTTAGTTGGATTTTACTTAGGTTGGTCTGGCGGCCCAGGTCTTGGCCGTGCGCTAGGTGTGGGTGAAGTTAAATTTACCGGCCAAATTTTACCAACCGCTAAAAAAGTAACCTACCGCCTGGTAATGAAACGCGTAATTAAACGTAAATTATTTATGGGTGTTGCCGATGGCACGGTAGAAGTAGATGGCCGTGTAATCTACGAAGCGAAAGATTTAAAAGTGGGTCTATTTCAAGACACCAGTGCATTTTAA
- a CDS encoding leucyl aminopeptidase: MTNIIKASSLAIALCAGMSSHAAEFTFSSNINKDAQTLVVFYSQDGKNKQFKALNKEFKQHLQRVIDIENFKGDYASVAELIAPQNSKYDRILVVGTGKQKELDKARIAKLGGNIHARLLGNKVTTASVIFDDVTGLNNNAELAANFAHGANLRDHRFEKYKQKANTETISYTFDVTNTKQTQKTYQLLQSIQAGVFLARDLTSEVATHMTPVDFANAAKELESLGVTISVLEPAQLKELGMGALEAVGRGSEQGARLVVAHYKGSNDAPIALIGKGITFDSGGYSIKTGASIARMKSDMAGAAAVLGTVKAMALAKADKNVVAVMGMAANMVSQFAVAPGDVVRTAEGLSVEILNTDAEGRLVLSDSMWYARKHFNPEIMIDVATLTGSKVGAVGNEYAAVFSQDDKLVTQLTLAGKQVNENLWRLPLGYKDALKSDIADLTNVGSSGPGATTAASFLEHFAGDTRWVHIDIAGNALAKKGKDEVSAGGTGFGVRLLSEWLLSN, from the coding sequence ATGACAAACATAATTAAAGCCTCTTCCTTAGCTATAGCGCTTTGTGCTGGCATGAGTTCGCACGCAGCTGAGTTTACTTTCTCATCAAACATAAACAAAGATGCACAAACATTAGTCGTATTTTATAGCCAAGATGGAAAAAACAAACAGTTTAAAGCACTTAATAAAGAGTTTAAACAGCATTTACAGCGCGTAATAGACATTGAAAATTTTAAGGGCGATTACGCCAGTGTTGCCGAACTTATAGCACCACAAAACAGTAAATATGATCGTATATTAGTGGTAGGTACGGGTAAACAAAAAGAACTAGATAAAGCCCGTATTGCAAAATTAGGTGGCAATATACATGCTCGCTTACTTGGCAATAAAGTAACAACCGCAAGTGTAATATTTGATGACGTAACCGGCTTAAATAATAATGCCGAGTTAGCAGCTAACTTTGCTCATGGTGCTAATTTACGTGACCACCGCTTTGAAAAGTATAAGCAAAAAGCCAACACAGAAACCATTAGTTACACATTTGATGTTACCAATACTAAGCAAACACAAAAAACATATCAGTTGCTGCAAAGCATTCAAGCAGGGGTGTTTTTAGCCCGCGACTTAACCTCTGAAGTTGCTACCCACATGACCCCGGTCGACTTTGCAAATGCAGCTAAAGAATTAGAGTCTCTTGGCGTTACTATTAGCGTACTTGAGCCAGCCCAATTAAAAGAGCTAGGCATGGGAGCGCTTGAAGCCGTTGGTCGTGGTAGCGAACAAGGCGCTCGCCTTGTAGTTGCTCATTATAAAGGCTCTAACGACGCACCTATTGCCCTAATAGGTAAAGGTATTACATTTGACTCTGGCGGCTACAGCATTAAAACAGGTGCATCTATTGCACGAATGAAATCAGACATGGCAGGTGCAGCAGCGGTGCTGGGTACAGTAAAAGCTATGGCCCTTGCTAAAGCAGATAAAAACGTAGTTGCAGTGATGGGGATGGCCGCTAACATGGTGTCGCAATTTGCTGTAGCACCGGGCGACGTAGTACGTACCGCTGAAGGCTTAAGTGTAGAAATACTTAATACCGACGCAGAGGGCCGCTTGGTTCTTAGCGATTCAATGTGGTATGCGCGCAAGCACTTTAATCCTGAAATTATGATTGATGTAGCTACCTTAACAGGCTCTAAAGTAGGTGCTGTTGGCAATGAATATGCGGCAGTATTTTCACAAGATGATAAATTAGTGACGCAATTAACCTTAGCCGGTAAACAGGTTAACGAAAACTTATGGCGCCTACCTTTAGGTTATAAAGATGCTTTAAAGTCGGATATTGCTGATTTAACCAATGTTGGCTCCAGCGGCCCTGGTGCAACTACTGCAGCAAGCTTTTTAGAGCATTTTGCCGGTGACACTCGCTGGGTACACATTGACATAGCTGGTAATGCATTAGCTAAAAAAGGCAAAGACGAAGTATCTGCAGGCGGTACCGGGTTTGGCGTGCGTTTATTGAGTGAATGGCTACTTAGTAATTAA
- a CDS encoding TetR/AcrR family transcriptional regulator, translated as MNKNTSTPVRRGRPPKVARENADTKALLIRTGLETLTEFGFSATGLDTILKKAAVPKGSFYHYFKSKEAYGIALVDAYDSYFIAKLNHYLQQSDVPPLERIVNFTQSAIKGMKKYDYKRGCLVGNLNQELNHLSDEFKTRLLQSYTSWQNLVEVCLNQAKQQGTIASSVNTQLMSEYFWIGWEGAVMRAKLTKSNTPLTLYTEMFLRALLT; from the coding sequence ATGAACAAAAACACATCAACTCCAGTAAGGCGTGGTCGCCCACCCAAAGTAGCCAGAGAAAACGCTGATACCAAAGCGTTACTTATTCGCACAGGCCTAGAAACACTAACCGAGTTTGGCTTTAGCGCAACCGGTCTCGATACCATATTAAAAAAAGCAGCCGTGCCTAAAGGCTCTTTTTATCATTACTTTAAAAGTAAAGAAGCGTACGGTATTGCCCTAGTTGATGCTTACGACAGTTATTTTATTGCCAAACTTAATCATTATTTACAACAAAGTGACGTTCCCCCGCTGGAGCGAATAGTCAACTTTACCCAAAGTGCCATTAAAGGTATGAAAAAGTACGATTATAAGCGTGGCTGTTTGGTAGGTAATTTAAATCAAGAACTGAATCACTTAAGTGACGAGTTTAAAACCCGCTTATTGCAAAGTTATACTAGCTGGCAAAACCTGGTAGAGGTGTGTTTAAACCAAGCAAAGCAGCAAGGTACAATTGCCAGCAGTGTAAACACCCAATTAATGAGTGAGTATTTTTGGATTGGTTGGGAGGGTGCGGTTATGCGTGCCAAGCTCACTAAGTCTAATACCCCACTTACTTTATATACAGAAATGTTTTTACGCGCATTACTAACCTAA
- a CDS encoding 6-carboxytetrahydropterin synthase — protein sequence MILFVNSLTVIDFSYLCNKRGAVGESWIVDLTLHGKLNDESMVLDFGLVKKQIKGIIDECIDHRLAVPNNLNGMVSEFSDHKTLDCTFGDNHHLAMSAPHQAYCMINADEVTIASVTDFLIATILPQLPDNIEKIELSLKPEHNQSYYYHYSHGLKKHDGNCQRIIHGHRSQIGISLDGISMPRLQKEWSQKWQDIYLATAEDQIKADELQHVSAKAGDVCFAYTSAQGYFEMAISESRCDILPSDTTVECIAEYLAGQVKAQYPEKAVKITAYEGVGKGSISHA from the coding sequence ATGATCCTTTTTGTTAACTCACTAACAGTGATAGATTTTTCTTACTTGTGTAATAAACGCGGCGCAGTTGGCGAAAGCTGGATTGTTGATTTAACTTTGCATGGCAAACTAAACGATGAGTCTATGGTATTAGACTTTGGGTTAGTTAAAAAGCAAATTAAAGGCATTATAGATGAGTGTATTGATCATCGTTTAGCTGTACCTAATAATCTAAATGGCATGGTTAGCGAGTTTAGCGACCATAAAACATTAGATTGTACTTTTGGTGATAACCACCATTTGGCTATGAGTGCTCCACATCAAGCTTATTGTATGATTAACGCTGATGAAGTAACTATTGCATCGGTTACTGATTTTTTAATAGCGACTATTTTGCCACAGCTACCAGATAATATAGAAAAAATTGAGCTGTCATTAAAGCCAGAGCATAACCAAAGCTATTATTACCATTACAGTCATGGCCTTAAAAAGCATGATGGCAATTGCCAACGTATTATTCATGGGCACCGTTCTCAAATTGGCATTAGCTTAGATGGTATTTCTATGCCACGCTTGCAAAAAGAATGGTCACAAAAGTGGCAAGACATTTATTTAGCCACCGCTGAGGATCAAATTAAGGCAGACGAGTTACAACACGTTAGCGCAAAAGCCGGTGATGTATGTTTTGCATATACTTCAGCGCAAGGCTATTTTGAAATGGCTATTAGCGAATCGCGTTGCGATATTTTACCTAGCGATACCACGGTTGAATGCATTGCCGAATACTTAGCGGGTCAGGTAAAAGCACAGTATCCAGAAAAAGCGGTAAAAATAACGGCCTACGAAGGAGTAGGCAAAGGGTCTATTAGCCATGCTTAA
- a CDS encoding VF530 family DNA-binding protein, which produces MSNQELFSNNPLQGVKLEQVVEELVEQYGWELLYAYLQLNCFKNNPDLKSAVKFLRKTQWAQEKVDNFYLYRLKNLPRPDDVQYELPPRDRVIPADHKPGEPCELSFTDAKRIMEKKETKQRARTRKQRVSSTNPWGN; this is translated from the coding sequence ATGAGCAACCAAGAACTTTTCAGTAATAACCCACTGCAAGGCGTAAAATTAGAACAAGTGGTTGAAGAGCTGGTTGAACAATATGGGTGGGAACTCCTATACGCTTATTTACAGCTAAATTGCTTTAAAAATAATCCTGATCTTAAATCTGCGGTTAAATTTTTACGTAAAACACAGTGGGCACAAGAAAAAGTAGATAACTTTTATTTGTATCGCCTTAAAAACTTACCACGTCCTGATGATGTGCAATACGAATTACCACCGCGTGATCGCGTGATCCCTGCTGATCATAAACCTGGTGAGCCGTGTGAGTTAAGCTTTACTGATGCAAAGCGTATCATGGAGAAAAAAGAGACTAAGCAACGTGCGCGTACCCGTAAACAGCGTGTTAGCTCAACTAACCCTTGGGGTAACTAA
- a CDS encoding protein kinase domain-containing protein: protein MQAKEIRNFYINEEQSVYLLSHHDAKKHRQWLNICIKKLTLLGYENVEMIGSGAFGFVFAGHDDTGLPWVFKFSRITLAQSIRDRLEDEAYMLSQINNPLVPEFYAFERIKKQGILMMARAMGEDLEKVSLKKGRIGAAKIMTLAVRLRNVLLDLRNHNTGITAQPIVHGDIKPSNLVWDEASDALSLVDWGSSVYAQIDSDGNPIASNFMDLMSADLSTTNARMGDVYFIGEAQMSGEQSSPRFDEQGVAATLYALASAQSCRFGVDVIPASSLGLPIELAKVIDGMLSKNKQVRNSAGDYFMRNITNMAKAYLPELPKKVVKAAIPFWFSYDEEPETVVYSSRKQFLRQADHKQQLLDVNDAQLDRYYKEFLFDTGDTEKAFLASISRLAKYPAVGGLSFHWKDESLFVESSLILYNETLAAAFTDAVNNTVMLAQAISQKGLFKCCLFDARKTIQLERDRTGAFKFESLPELDFETVNVNASDVTRSHSYFEDGKDPDEQLQLPKKVIKCVFELNQIHHTGCIIFEALPDRLKIHHYYRLLDASKEDEFRRLLNKLMQYAVNITDVGVAGFMKLPYKNTREFSLCEQQGNHYYPKNPKVTV, encoded by the coding sequence GTGCAAGCCAAAGAAATTCGTAACTTTTATATTAACGAAGAGCAATCTGTTTATTTGCTCTCACACCACGATGCTAAAAAGCATCGGCAGTGGCTTAATATATGTATTAAAAAACTTACCTTACTTGGTTACGAAAATGTAGAAATGATTGGCTCAGGCGCTTTTGGTTTTGTATTTGCGGGGCATGACGATACCGGCTTACCTTGGGTATTTAAGTTTTCGCGTATTACACTAGCGCAAAGTATACGCGACCGCCTAGAAGACGAAGCTTACATGCTATCGCAAATTAACAATCCACTTGTACCTGAATTTTATGCATTTGAGCGAATTAAAAAACAAGGTATTTTAATGATGGCTCGCGCTATGGGCGAAGACCTTGAAAAAGTATCGTTAAAAAAAGGCCGAATTGGCGCTGCAAAAATTATGACGCTGGCAGTGCGACTCAGAAACGTGCTGCTCGATCTGCGTAATCATAATACGGGTATAACAGCGCAACCTATTGTGCACGGCGACATTAAACCTTCAAACTTAGTATGGGACGAAGCCAGTGATGCACTGTCGTTAGTGGATTGGGGAAGCTCGGTATACGCGCAAATAGACAGTGACGGCAACCCTATTGCCAGTAATTTTATGGATTTAATGTCGGCAGACCTAAGCACAACTAACGCACGTATGGGCGATGTGTACTTTATTGGTGAAGCACAAATGTCGGGAGAGCAATCATCTCCGCGTTTTGATGAGCAAGGCGTAGCGGCAACTTTGTACGCGCTTGCTTCTGCACAGTCTTGCCGGTTTGGAGTAGACGTTATTCCGGCCAGCAGTTTAGGGCTTCCAATAGAGCTGGCTAAAGTAATTGACGGTATGCTCTCTAAAAACAAACAAGTGAGAAATAGCGCAGGTGACTACTTTATGCGTAACATTACTAATATGGCGAAAGCCTACTTACCCGAGTTGCCTAAAAAAGTAGTTAAAGCCGCTATTCCGTTTTGGTTTAGTTATGACGAAGAGCCCGAAACCGTTGTATACAGTTCACGAAAACAGTTTTTACGCCAAGCGGATCATAAGCAGCAATTACTTGATGTAAACGATGCCCAATTAGATCGTTACTATAAAGAATTTTTGTTTGATACCGGGGATACCGAAAAAGCATTTTTAGCTTCAATTAGTCGTTTAGCAAAATACCCTGCTGTAGGCGGGTTAAGCTTTCATTGGAAAGATGAGTCACTGTTTGTTGAATCATCGCTAATTTTGTATAACGAAACGTTAGCCGCTGCATTTACCGATGCAGTAAATAACACCGTAATGCTGGCACAAGCAATTAGCCAAAAAGGACTGTTTAAATGTTGTTTGTTTGACGCGCGTAAAACTATTCAGCTAGAGCGCGACAGAACCGGCGCTTTTAAGTTTGAAAGTTTACCCGAACTTGATTTTGAAACGGTGAATGTAAATGCCAGTGATGTAACCCGGTCACATTCTTACTTTGAAGATGGTAAAGATCCCGACGAGCAACTACAACTGCCTAAAAAAGTAATTAAATGTGTGTTTGAACTAAACCAAATACATCACACTGGCTGTATTATTTTTGAAGCGCTGCCCGATAGGCTCAAAATACATCATTACTACCGACTGCTCGATGCCAGTAAAGAAGATGAGTTTAGGCGGCTGCTTAATAAGTTGATGCAATACGCAGTTAATATTACCGATGTAGGGGTAGCCGGTTTTATGAAGTTACCTTACAAAAATACTCGTGAGTTTAGTTTGTGTGAGCAGCAGGGCAATCATTACTATCCTAAAAACCCAAAAGTGACAGTTTAA
- a CDS encoding M23 family metallopeptidase, whose product MLKTLLAAVLISSTSLSAMALELKGQLTQGGLVTGNISNAQSVSFNDKALKLSSKGDFVFGFGRDAPTNHTLKWVDKAGVEHSESLVITKRDYQIDKITGVAKKYVSPAKELSARISKEAAAIRAARQVNSDLLYFLDPVLKPAQGRISGVYGSQRYFNGEPRRPHFGLDIANKTGTPVYAPISGTVVFSQPDIYYSGGTLILDHGHGVTSTYIHLSKLDVKLGDKIEQGSKIAEIGATGRVTGPHLDWRFNWQGQRLDPALLMQDKLANKK is encoded by the coding sequence ATGCTTAAAACATTATTAGCAGCCGTGTTAATTTCCTCTACTAGCTTAAGTGCGATGGCGCTTGAGCTAAAAGGGCAATTAACTCAAGGCGGTTTAGTAACCGGTAATATAAGTAACGCGCAGTCGGTTAGCTTTAACGATAAAGCACTTAAGCTTTCGAGTAAGGGTGATTTTGTATTTGGCTTTGGTCGCGATGCACCAACAAATCACACACTTAAATGGGTTGATAAAGCTGGTGTTGAGCACAGTGAAAGCCTAGTAATTACTAAGCGCGACTATCAAATTGATAAAATTACTGGCGTTGCTAAAAAGTATGTATCGCCGGCTAAAGAACTCAGCGCACGTATAAGTAAAGAGGCTGCTGCGATTAGAGCTGCGCGCCAAGTTAATTCTGACCTATTGTACTTTTTAGATCCTGTGCTAAAACCTGCACAAGGGCGTATATCTGGGGTGTATGGTAGCCAACGTTATTTTAATGGCGAGCCACGCAGACCACATTTTGGCTTAGATATAGCCAATAAAACGGGCACACCTGTGTATGCACCTATAAGTGGCACTGTGGTGTTTTCGCAGCCTGATATTTATTACTCTGGCGGCACACTTATTTTAGACCATGGCCACGGCGTTACTTCTACTTATATTCATTTAAGTAAGCTTGATGTAAAGCTGGGCGATAAAATTGAGCAAGGTAGTAAAATAGCTGAAATAGGTGCAACAGGGCGAGTAACAGGCCCGCATTTAGATTGGCGTTTTAACTGGCAAGGTCAACGCCTTGATCCGGCCTTATTAATGCAAGACAAATTAGCTAATAAAAAGTAG
- a CDS encoding acyl-CoA thioesterase, which produces MTQVERDAIIAQRIKDSTTSVTKTVFPGRTNHHNTLFGGDALAWMDEVAFIAATRFCRKPLVTISSDRVDFKEAIPAGTFAELIAKVVHVGNTSLKVDVDILLETMHNDNKHSAISGSFTFVAVNDDHRPTPVVCDKMIYGFDK; this is translated from the coding sequence ATGACACAAGTAGAGCGCGATGCTATTATCGCGCAACGTATTAAAGATTCCACCACGTCGGTAACTAAAACAGTGTTTCCGGGACGAACTAACCACCACAACACTTTATTTGGTGGCGACGCTTTAGCTTGGATGGACGAGGTTGCTTTTATAGCGGCAACGCGTTTTTGCCGTAAGCCTTTAGTTACCATTTCATCAGATAGAGTAGACTTTAAAGAAGCGATACCTGCTGGAACTTTTGCTGAACTTATAGCTAAAGTAGTGCATGTAGGTAATACCAGTTTAAAAGTTGATGTCGATATACTTCTTGAAACTATGCATAATGACAACAAGCATTCTGCTATTAGTGGCAGCTTTACCTTTGTAGCAGTAAATGATGATCACAGACCAACACCTGTGGTTTGCGATAAAATGATTTATGGTTTTGACAAGTAA
- a CDS encoding MDR family oxidoreductase has translation MSNPIKAIVINKDDNNYSASLSSINGSDLPNENVNIDVLYSTLNYKDGLAITGKGPVVRSFPMVPGIDLVGTVSHSTSDEFKSADKVILNGFGVGEKHWGGLAQKAALNSDWLIPLPAGISPKQAMQIGTAGYTAMLSVIALEKQGITPDSGEVLVTGANGGVGSFAIYLLNKLGYNVTAATGRMEQSDYLKELGATNVINRDELSTPGKPLQKERFAAAIDSVGSHTLANICASLKYGGVVTACGLAQGMDLPGSVAPFILRGIRLIGIDSVMRPKADRIEAWDRLASLVVADYLDKISTEITLEQVIDNAEQLMEGKIRGRVVVNCQS, from the coding sequence ATGAGTAACCCAATTAAAGCCATTGTTATTAATAAAGATGATAATAACTACAGCGCCTCTTTAAGCAGCATTAATGGTAGTGACTTGCCGAATGAAAATGTGAATATTGATGTGCTATACAGCACTTTAAATTATAAAGATGGCTTAGCAATAACCGGAAAAGGTCCTGTGGTACGCAGTTTTCCTATGGTGCCGGGCATAGATTTAGTAGGCACTGTGAGCCACTCCACCAGCGATGAATTTAAAAGTGCCGACAAGGTAATTTTAAATGGCTTTGGTGTAGGCGAAAAACACTGGGGTGGGCTTGCTCAAAAAGCAGCACTTAATAGCGATTGGTTAATACCCTTGCCTGCTGGCATTTCACCTAAACAAGCTATGCAAATTGGCACTGCGGGTTACACCGCTATGCTCAGTGTAATTGCACTTGAAAAACAAGGCATAACACCCGATTCAGGCGAAGTACTGGTAACCGGTGCTAATGGTGGCGTAGGTAGTTTTGCAATATATTTACTAAACAAGCTTGGCTACAATGTAACCGCTGCCACAGGACGTATGGAGCAAAGTGATTATTTAAAAGAGCTTGGGGCAACAAACGTAATTAATCGTGATGAGCTTTCAACCCCCGGCAAGCCGCTACAAAAAGAACGCTTTGCCGCTGCTATAGACTCAGTGGGCAGCCATACTTTAGCTAATATTTGTGCCTCGTTAAAATACGGTGGTGTTGTAACCGCATGTGGACTTGCACAAGGTATGGATTTACCAGGCTCTGTAGCACCGTTTATATTACGTGGCATTCGATTAATAGGCATTGATAGTGTAATGCGCCCAAAAGCCGACCGAATTGAAGCATGGGATCGTTTAGCGTCTTTGGTAGTAGCTGATTACCTTGATAAAATATCGACTGAAATAACGCTTGAACAAGTAATTGATAACGCCGAGCAGCTTATGGAAGGTAAAATTCGTGGCCGTGTTGTAGTTAATTGTCAAAGTTAA
- the rmf gene encoding ribosome modulation factor — protein MKRQKRDRLERAHSQGFKAGLAGRSKEHCPYQQVDPKSEWLGGWREAIDNRNLYKT, from the coding sequence ATGAAGAGACAAAAAAGAGATCGTTTAGAGAGAGCACATTCTCAAGGATTTAAAGCAGGTTTAGCAGGTCGCTCTAAAGAGCATTGTCCCTATCAACAAGTTGATCCAAAATCAGAATGGTTAGGTGGTTGGCGCGAAGCAATAGATAATCGTAATCTTTATAAAACATAG
- a CDS encoding DUF3859 domain-containing protein has translation MAKIKPIITLQSYGIYSTWDNDSKALPQIEQFTTEVIATLDVEFGLIINIKKAKGEKLHYCIYHPNIPDDEGDIMPPFSGVVYVKDSDWHFYLGDTLWPPINNKLGNWRMTIEYNGKLIADKTFNVALATERSDVDFWQDRGY, from the coding sequence ATGGCTAAAATAAAACCGATAATTACGCTGCAAAGCTACGGTATATACTCAACATGGGATAACGACAGTAAAGCATTGCCACAAATAGAGCAATTTACTACTGAGGTCATCGCTACTCTTGATGTTGAATTTGGTTTGATCATAAATATTAAAAAAGCCAAAGGCGAAAAACTACATTACTGTATTTATCATCCTAATATACCTGATGACGAAGGCGATATAATGCCTCCTTTTTCCGGAGTAGTGTATGTTAAAGACAGCGACTGGCATTTTTATTTAGGCGATACTTTATGGCCACCAATTAATAATAAACTTGGTAATTGGCGCATGACCATAGAGTACAATGGCAAACTTATAGCGGATAAAACATTTAATGTAGCACTGGCTACAGAGCGCTCAGATGTAGATTTTTGGCAAGATAGGGGCTACTAA